The genomic interval GGCGTCATAAGGCCCCGAGGGCCACGAGCGAGGTTCACGGACGCACCTGAGTTCAGAGCGATACCGCCACCTTCATAATTGTAGATATGGCTGTACCCATGGCAAATCACTTCGTCACCAGGACGTGTATGCACGCGAATGGCGATTTGATTGGTCATCGTCCCGGAGGGACAAAACAAGGCCGCCTCCGCACCGAAGTAATGGGCTACTTCTTCCTCTAAAGCGTTGATAGAAGGGTCCTCGCCAAAGACATCATCACCGACGGGAGCGGACATCATGGCGTCCATCATGCCCGGAGTCGGCCGGGTCACCGTATCACTGCGTAGATCTATAATCATCACTTGAATTTATAGAAGGGAATCAACATTGGCACTTTGTCCTGGTAGTCTCGATAGGCCTTGCCAAATTTTTCGACCAAGCGCGCTTCTTCGAGTTGAGCGCCAATGATGATGTACAAGACAATCCAAAACATGGTCACGAGGTACACGTAGCTCGGCGAGCGAAGCAATCCTCCAAAGAGGAATACTAGAGCACTGAAGTAGAGTGGGTGCCGCACCAGTTCGTTCAGTCCTTCGGTATTGAGTTTTTGGGCGCTTTTGGGCTGCTCTAAGCCGATAAACTCCCCAAGGGAGTAGCCTTGAAAACACTTAAAGGCGAGATAGACCGCCGCTGCCATAAGGAGAAGTCCGAGGTATTCAATGAGGACGTTGGGCTCGGTCATCAGCGTGGGTTTAGGCAAACTCCAATGATAGATGAGTGGGGGTAAAATACCGAGGATCGCCACGATGTTGTACAGGACGCGGTATCGGTTTTCAGGAAGCCCGGTGAGTCCGAGGATGTTCTGTTTGATCTTTGGAGCGAGCATGGCGCTGTGCATCACGAAATAGCAAATCCATAGGAATGAGAGCAGTACGAAAGACATGTTCTGTTTTTTACAAATATAAACGTTCACCATCGCCGATTGTGTAAATTTGCGCCATGATTACACAAGACCAGTACAAGGACTTAGTAGGACGCGTTGACGCGTTAAGGGGGTATCTTTGACGTCGATCACAAGAAACTACTGATCGGAGAAGAAGAAGAGAAAACGGCCGACCCCGAATTTTGGAATGATCCCAAGGCCGCCGAGATCGTCATGAAGAAAATCCGCCAGATGAAATTCTGGGTGGAGACTTATGAGGAGATCGAAACCATGAAAGATGACCTGGGCGTACTGCTCGAATTTCATGAGATGGGTGAAGCTTCTGAAGAAGAAATTGACCAGAACCACCTAGCATTGAAGACCAAGGTAGAAGACCTTGAGTTCCGCAATATGCTTTCGGCGGAAGAAGATCCTATGAGCGCTGTTCTACAGATTACTTCTGGTGCTGGGGGAACTGAGAGCTGTGAC from Cryomorphaceae bacterium carries:
- a CDS encoding isoprenylcysteine carboxylmethyltransferase family protein, whose product is MSFVLLSFLWICYFVMHSAMLAPKIKQNILGLTGLPENRYRVLYNIVAILGILPPLIYHWSLPKPTLMTEPNVLIEYLGLLLMAAAVYLAFKCFQGYSLGEFIGLEQPKSAQKLNTEGLNELVRHPLYFSALVFLFGGLLRSPSYVYLVTMFWIVLYIIIGAQLEEARLVEKFGKAYRDYQDKVPMLIPFYKFK